In Hymenobacter gelipurpurascens, one DNA window encodes the following:
- the tyrS gene encoding tyrosine--tRNA ligase, protein MDLIEELRWRGMFHDMMPGTDEHLRQNAPITGYIGFDPTAPSLHIGNLATIMLLVHLQRAGHRPLALVGGATGMIGDPSGKSAERNLLDEEALRRNQAGIQAQLEKFLDFSEGPTGAKVVNNYDWFKEFGFLQFLREVGKHLTVNYMMAKDSVKRRISGNDETGAEGISYTEFSYQLLQGYDFFHLYKELGTTLQMGASDQWGNITTGTELIRRMSGGEGKAYALTGQLITKADGTKYGKSETGTVWLDPTMTSPYQFYQFFLNAADADVPRLIRVFTLLGQSEIEALEAEHAQAPHLRILQKALAKDVTIRVHSEQAYEAALEASQVLFGGGALSSLDEATLLDVFAGVPHVEVPREQLSGLGVISLISDVTGGAIFPSKGEARKNIQNGGVSLNREKATLEQEATSVPLLLDKYIVAQKGKKNFYLIKIV, encoded by the coding sequence TTGGACCTAATAGAAGAACTTCGCTGGCGCGGGATGTTTCACGACATGATGCCCGGCACCGATGAGCATTTGCGCCAAAACGCCCCTATCACCGGCTACATCGGCTTCGACCCGACGGCGCCGTCGTTGCATATCGGCAACCTGGCTACCATTATGCTGCTGGTGCACCTGCAGCGCGCCGGCCACCGCCCATTGGCCCTGGTAGGCGGCGCCACTGGCATGATCGGTGACCCCTCGGGTAAGTCGGCGGAGCGGAACCTGCTGGATGAAGAGGCGCTGCGCCGCAACCAAGCCGGTATTCAGGCCCAGCTGGAGAAGTTCCTAGACTTCTCGGAGGGGCCAACCGGCGCCAAAGTGGTTAACAACTACGACTGGTTCAAGGAGTTCGGCTTCCTGCAGTTCCTGCGCGAAGTGGGCAAGCACCTCACCGTGAACTACATGATGGCCAAGGATTCGGTGAAGCGCCGCATCAGTGGCAACGATGAAACCGGCGCCGAGGGTATCAGCTACACCGAGTTCAGCTACCAGCTCCTGCAGGGCTACGACTTCTTCCACCTCTACAAAGAGCTAGGCACCACCCTGCAAATGGGCGCCAGCGACCAGTGGGGCAACATCACGACCGGTACCGAGCTGATCCGGCGTATGAGCGGTGGCGAAGGCAAGGCGTATGCCCTCACCGGCCAGCTCATCACGAAGGCTGATGGCACCAAGTACGGCAAGAGCGAAACCGGCACCGTGTGGCTCGACCCCACCATGACCTCGCCCTACCAGTTCTACCAGTTCTTCCTGAACGCCGCCGATGCCGACGTGCCACGCCTGATCCGCGTATTTACGCTGCTAGGCCAGTCAGAGATTGAAGCGCTGGAAGCCGAGCACGCCCAAGCACCCCACCTGCGCATCCTGCAGAAAGCCCTGGCCAAAGACGTAACCATCCGGGTGCACTCGGAGCAGGCCTACGAAGCCGCGCTGGAAGCCTCACAGGTACTGTTTGGCGGCGGTGCCCTCAGCAGCCTCGACGAGGCCACATTGCTGGACGTTTTCGCGGGTGTGCCGCACGTAGAGGTGCCGCGCGAGCAACTGAGTGGCCTAGGCGTCATCAGCCTCATCAGCGACGTGACGGGCGGCGCCATCTTCCCTTCCAAGGGCGAAGCGCGCAAAAACATTCAGAACGGCGGCGTAAGTCTCAACCGCGAAAAGGCCACTCTGGAGCAGGAAGCCACTTCGGTGCCGCTGCTGCTGGATAAGTACATAGTGGCTCAGAAAGGCAAGAAGAACTTTTACCTCATCAAGATCGTGTAG
- the accC gene encoding acetyl-CoA carboxylase biotin carboxylase subunit encodes MKKISKLLVANRGEIALRVLRSAKEMGIKTVAIFSEADRNALHVRYADEAVCVGPPASKDSYLRGDKILEVCRQLGVDAIHPGYGFLSENAEFARQVTEAGIIFVGPSPEAMNIMGDKLSAKQAVKAYNIPLVPGTDEAISDVEEAKRIAATVGFPILIKASAGGGGKGMRIVNSAEDFEEQMQLAINEATSAFGDGSVFIEKFVTGPRHIEIQVLGDEHGNIVYLFERECSIQRRHQKVIEEAPSAVLTPELRAEMGRCAVDVARACDYTGAGTVEFLLDENRNFYFLEMNTRLQVEHPVTEQITGLDLVKEQIKVAQGQPLSFQQDDLKISGHALELRVYAEDPQNNFLPDIGTLTTYVRPQGPGVRVDDGFEQGMEIPIYYDPMIAKLVTFGADRKEAIERMLRAIDEYQITGIETTLAFGRYVLQHPAFVSGNFDTNFIRDHFPADALKPAAPDEDTAKLAAVLTAMLLTDKKPGAVTASTDTPAATDSAWRRNRLGVR; translated from the coding sequence ATGAAGAAAATCTCCAAGCTCCTGGTTGCCAACCGTGGCGAAATTGCGTTGCGCGTACTGCGCTCGGCCAAGGAAATGGGCATCAAAACCGTGGCCATCTTCAGCGAAGCCGACCGCAACGCCCTACACGTGCGCTACGCCGATGAAGCCGTATGCGTAGGCCCACCCGCCAGCAAAGACAGCTATTTGCGCGGCGACAAGATACTGGAAGTGTGCCGCCAGCTCGGTGTCGATGCCATTCATCCAGGCTATGGCTTCCTGAGCGAAAACGCCGAGTTTGCCCGCCAGGTCACGGAGGCCGGTATTATTTTCGTAGGCCCCTCGCCGGAGGCCATGAACATTATGGGCGATAAGCTCTCGGCTAAGCAGGCCGTGAAAGCCTACAACATTCCGCTGGTACCCGGCACCGACGAGGCTATCAGCGACGTGGAGGAGGCCAAGCGCATTGCCGCCACGGTGGGCTTCCCCATCCTGATTAAGGCTTCAGCTGGCGGCGGCGGCAAAGGTATGCGCATCGTAAATTCGGCTGAGGATTTTGAGGAGCAGATGCAGCTGGCCATCAATGAGGCCACCTCAGCCTTCGGCGACGGCTCGGTGTTCATCGAGAAATTCGTGACCGGCCCGCGCCACATTGAGATTCAGGTGCTGGGCGATGAGCACGGCAATATTGTGTATCTGTTTGAGCGGGAATGCAGCATCCAGCGCCGCCACCAGAAGGTAATTGAGGAAGCACCCTCAGCCGTACTTACGCCCGAGCTGCGCGCCGAAATGGGCCGCTGCGCCGTAGACGTGGCCCGCGCCTGCGACTACACCGGCGCCGGCACAGTGGAGTTTCTGCTGGATGAGAACCGGAACTTCTACTTCCTGGAGATGAACACCCGCCTGCAGGTAGAGCACCCCGTTACGGAGCAGATTACTGGCCTAGATCTGGTGAAAGAGCAGATTAAGGTAGCCCAGGGCCAGCCCCTCTCCTTCCAGCAAGACGACCTGAAAATCAGCGGCCACGCCCTGGAGCTGCGCGTGTACGCCGAAGACCCGCAGAACAACTTTCTGCCCGACATCGGAACCCTCACCACCTACGTGCGCCCCCAGGGCCCCGGCGTGCGCGTCGACGACGGCTTCGAGCAAGGCATGGAGATTCCCATCTACTACGACCCCATGATTGCCAAGCTCGTGACCTTCGGCGCCGACCGTAAGGAGGCCATTGAGCGGATGCTGCGCGCCATCGACGAGTACCAGATTACCGGTATAGAAACCACGCTGGCCTTCGGCCGCTACGTGCTACAGCACCCTGCCTTCGTGAGCGGCAACTTCGACACCAACTTCATCCGCGACCATTTCCCGGCCGATGCGCTGAAGCCCGCCGCCCCCGACGAGGACACCGCTAAGCTCGCCGCCGTGCTCACGGCCATGCTCCTGACGGATAAGAAACCTGGTGCTGTTACTGCTTCAACTGATACCCCGGCTGCAACCGATTCGGCATGGCGCCGGAACCGGTTGGGTGTGCGCTAG
- the parS gene encoding type II RES/Xre toxin-antitoxin system antitoxin produces the protein MPAALRKKWAAWGQAGQDAFALVMEARKGVPAAAAFEVAEAFHLQANELEAIYELSTKTLRTYSQEKKTLSAASSEKTLKIISLYNLGLEVFGEAPAFLRWLDKPAHGLDQEVPLRLLETSGGIDLVTEELTRIAYGDLS, from the coding sequence ATGCCTGCCGCACTCCGTAAGAAGTGGGCGGCGTGGGGACAGGCTGGGCAGGATGCATTTGCCTTGGTAATGGAAGCCCGCAAAGGGGTGCCCGCTGCGGCGGCGTTTGAAGTGGCAGAAGCCTTTCATCTGCAGGCCAATGAGCTGGAAGCCATTTACGAGCTTTCCACAAAAACCCTTCGGACGTACTCGCAGGAGAAGAAAACCCTCAGTGCCGCCAGCAGCGAGAAGACACTGAAAATCATCAGCCTCTACAACCTGGGCCTGGAGGTATTCGGCGAAGCGCCGGCGTTTCTGCGCTGGCTGGATAAGCCCGCCCACGGCCTCGACCAGGAAGTGCCACTCCGCCTGCTGGAAACCAGCGGCGGCATAGACTTGGTGACCGAAGAGCTGACCCGTATTGCCTACGGCGACCTGTCGTAG
- a CDS encoding GyrI-like domain-containing protein: protein MQQPRIEVIEAKRIVGKRVRMSFADDRTGQLWKSFMPQRHEIQQIVSPDLYSMQYYPLGFFTGFNPSTEFEKWAGIEVAEFGSLPAGMEPMIIPAGQYAVFFYRGLNTDTIGHLVHIRQLAASVRICTR, encoded by the coding sequence ATGCAGCAACCCAGAATAGAGGTAATAGAAGCGAAAAGGATAGTCGGCAAAAGAGTACGAATGTCTTTTGCTGATGACCGCACGGGGCAGCTGTGGAAGAGCTTTATGCCCCAGCGCCACGAAATTCAGCAGATAGTAAGTCCGGACCTGTATTCTATGCAGTACTATCCGTTGGGCTTTTTCACTGGTTTTAACCCATCTACTGAATTTGAAAAGTGGGCCGGCATAGAAGTGGCTGAATTTGGCTCGCTACCTGCTGGGATGGAACCGATGATTATTCCGGCGGGCCAATACGCTGTTTTCTTCTATCGAGGGCTCAATACGGATACAATCGGTCATCTAGTACATATTCGCCAGCTGGCTGCCAGCGTCCGAATATGTACTAGATGA
- a CDS encoding RES family NAD+ phosphorylase translates to MLVYRICLAKYADDLFASGYRGRWNYQNQFVIYAASSRALACLENVVHRSGEGLNDQFRVLVIDVPDDLLVEEIALGRLPPNWEKASRYAVCQPLGAAWYTQRSSAVLRVPSSIVPQESNYILHSRHPDFKRIQIVGREAFSFDARIKAEE, encoded by the coding sequence ATGCTGGTATACCGTATCTGCCTGGCAAAGTACGCCGACGACCTATTTGCCTCAGGCTACCGGGGGCGCTGGAATTATCAGAATCAGTTCGTGATATACGCGGCTTCTTCCCGCGCCCTCGCCTGCCTAGAAAATGTAGTGCATAGGAGTGGAGAAGGCCTCAACGACCAATTTCGGGTGTTGGTGATTGACGTGCCGGATGACCTGTTGGTGGAAGAAATTGCCCTAGGCCGGTTGCCCCCGAACTGGGAAAAGGCCAGCCGCTACGCCGTGTGCCAGCCCTTGGGAGCCGCCTGGTACACCCAGCGCAGTTCGGCGGTGCTGCGGGTGCCTTCGTCCATTGTGCCGCAGGAAAGCAACTACATCCTGCACAGCCGCCACCCCGATTTCAAGCGTATTCAGATAGTGGGGCGCGAGGCATTCAGCTTTGACGCCCGGATAAAGGCTGAAGAGTAA
- a CDS encoding aminotransferase class I/II-fold pyridoxal phosphate-dependent enzyme → MDLFEKIAANRGPLGSHSHYAHGYFAFPKLEGEIKPRMIFRGKEVLTWSLNNYLGLANHPEVRKADAEGAAEFGMALPMGARMMSGNSNLHEQLENELAEFVQKPDCMLLNFGYQGVVSIIDAMVGRHDVIVYDAESHACIIDGVRLHAGKRFVYVHNDMASLEKQLERAKRITDETGGGILVITEGVFGMSGNQGDLRGVVALKDKYEFRLFVDDAHGFGTMGATGAGTGEEQGIQDGIDLYFSTFAKSMASIGAFVAGPENVIEYLRYNMRSQIFAKSLPMTLVVGALKRLELLRTQPELKENLWTVVRALQSGLREKGLNIGTTTSPVTPVLLKGQLTDATQITFDLRENHGIFCSIVVYPVVPKGVIMLRLIPTAVHSLDDVDMTIKAFEVVADKLDKGLYSKSESPVLQ, encoded by the coding sequence GTGGATCTTTTCGAAAAGATTGCCGCGAACCGCGGCCCCCTGGGCAGCCATTCGCATTACGCCCACGGCTATTTCGCATTTCCTAAGCTAGAAGGCGAGATTAAGCCGCGCATGATTTTTCGCGGCAAAGAGGTACTCACCTGGAGCCTGAACAACTACCTGGGCCTGGCCAACCACCCCGAAGTGCGCAAGGCTGATGCCGAAGGTGCTGCCGAGTTTGGAATGGCTCTGCCCATGGGCGCCCGTATGATGTCCGGCAACTCCAACCTGCACGAGCAGCTGGAGAATGAGCTGGCTGAGTTCGTGCAGAAGCCCGACTGTATGCTGCTCAACTTCGGCTACCAGGGTGTAGTATCGATTATCGATGCCATGGTAGGCCGCCACGACGTGATTGTGTACGACGCCGAGTCCCATGCCTGCATCATTGATGGCGTGCGCCTGCACGCGGGCAAGCGCTTCGTGTACGTGCACAACGACATGGCCAGCCTAGAGAAGCAGCTGGAGCGCGCCAAGCGCATCACCGACGAAACCGGCGGCGGTATTCTCGTGATTACGGAAGGCGTATTTGGCATGTCGGGCAACCAGGGCGACCTGCGGGGCGTGGTAGCGCTGAAGGATAAATATGAGTTCCGTTTGTTCGTTGATGATGCCCATGGCTTCGGCACAATGGGCGCTACAGGCGCCGGAACAGGCGAAGAACAAGGTATTCAGGACGGCATTGATCTATATTTTTCGACGTTTGCGAAGAGTATGGCCAGCATCGGTGCGTTCGTGGCCGGGCCCGAGAACGTAATTGAATATTTGCGCTACAACATGCGTAGCCAGATTTTCGCGAAAAGCTTGCCCATGACGCTTGTGGTAGGCGCTTTAAAGCGTTTGGAGCTGCTCCGTACCCAGCCAGAGCTGAAAGAAAACCTCTGGACCGTAGTACGGGCCCTGCAAAGTGGCCTACGCGAAAAAGGTCTCAATATTGGCACCACAACTTCTCCCGTAACGCCCGTGTTGCTGAAGGGCCAATTGACGGACGCAACCCAGATAACCTTCGATCTACGTGAGAATCACGGTATTTTCTGCTCTATCGTGGTGTATCCGGTAGTGCCCAAGGGGGTAATCATGCTCCGTCTGATTCCTACGGCTGTGCACTCGCTGGATGACGTGGATATGACCATTAAGGCCTTTGAGGTAGTGGCAGACAAGCTAGATAAAGGACTTTATTCAAAATCAGAATCACCAGTTCTGCAGTAG
- a CDS encoding sigma-70 family RNA polymerase sigma factor encodes MRQLKISKQITNRESQSLDKYLQEIGKVDLLTPDEEVTLAQRIKEGDQQALEKLTKANLRFVVSVAKQYQNQGLSLGDLINEGNLGLIKAAKRFDETRGFKFISYAVWWIRQSILQALAEQSRIVRLPLNRVGSLNKISKSFSELEQKFEREPSPEEIAEVLELTTSEVVDTLKISGRHVSVDAPFVQGEENRLLDVLENEDEESPDTGLMNDSLRKEVQRALSTLTKREADVITLYFGLNGEHSLTLEEIGEKFNLTRERVRQIKEKAIRRLRHTSRSKALKPYLG; translated from the coding sequence ATGAGACAGCTAAAAATCAGCAAGCAGATTACCAACCGCGAAAGCCAGTCGCTGGATAAATACCTCCAGGAAATTGGCAAGGTCGATCTGCTAACCCCCGATGAGGAGGTAACGCTGGCGCAACGCATTAAGGAAGGTGACCAGCAGGCGCTGGAAAAACTGACCAAAGCCAACCTACGCTTCGTGGTGTCGGTGGCTAAGCAGTACCAGAACCAAGGCTTATCGCTGGGCGACTTGATCAATGAGGGCAACCTCGGCTTGATCAAAGCGGCTAAGCGCTTCGACGAAACCCGCGGCTTTAAGTTCATTTCTTACGCCGTATGGTGGATTCGCCAGTCCATTCTGCAAGCGCTAGCGGAACAATCGCGCATTGTGCGTCTGCCCCTAAACCGGGTAGGCTCATTGAACAAAATCAGCAAATCGTTCTCCGAGCTGGAGCAGAAATTCGAGCGTGAACCTTCGCCCGAAGAAATTGCCGAAGTATTGGAGCTGACTACTTCTGAAGTAGTTGATACCCTGAAAATCTCTGGCCGCCACGTATCCGTGGATGCTCCCTTCGTGCAAGGCGAGGAGAACCGCCTGCTCGACGTACTCGAAAATGAGGACGAAGAGTCGCCGGATACGGGCCTGATGAATGACTCGCTCCGTAAGGAAGTACAGCGCGCCTTAAGCACGCTCACGAAGCGCGAAGCCGATGTAATCACGCTCTATTTTGGCTTGAACGGCGAGCATTCCCTCACCCTTGAGGAGATTGGCGAGAAGTTCAACCTGACCCGTGAGCGGGTTCGTCAGATCAAGGAAAAGGCTATTCGCCGCTTGCGCCATACGTCGCGTAGCAAGGCCCTGAAGCCTTACCTGGGGTAA
- a CDS encoding peptidoglycan DD-metalloendopeptidase family protein translates to MLLLQFVKFWLLPLLLIGLFIGLPGQLLAQRRKVPEPKAKSGSPGKRNDFFRIKSPTIRYVRPDTTILIETEELPDEGSDAAKSIFFNPAKKLSIVSEDTSSLNEGGQHIVEVKEEVKIDSSWIQVAGYYAIWDTHNINPYRVDGRRIKDTLNLKLTDPANQRYAKMPLVKTPMTSDFGFRGYRWHYGVDLDLETGDSVKAAFDGVVRIVKWDGSGYGNYILVRHYNGIETLYGHLQKSLVTPGTFVKAGQLIGWGGSTGRSTGSHLHFEVRYEGNPIDPERMYDFPDYRLIKDNFQITSALFAYYSKSLRYKGGSVPGAASGGSSSRSSSGKPTQARRIVSHKIRSGDTLSEIADKYGVSQAQIRRLNGGTAVLRVGRTLRIK, encoded by the coding sequence TTGCTCTTGCTCCAATTTGTGAAATTCTGGCTGCTGCCGCTGCTACTGATCGGGCTGTTTATTGGCTTGCCCGGCCAGCTGCTTGCCCAGCGGCGTAAAGTACCCGAGCCGAAGGCAAAGTCTGGCTCTCCTGGCAAGCGAAACGATTTCTTTCGCATAAAATCGCCCACCATCCGCTACGTGCGGCCCGATACCACCATCCTTATTGAGACGGAGGAGTTGCCGGATGAGGGCTCGGATGCGGCGAAGTCGATCTTCTTTAATCCAGCTAAAAAGCTCTCCATCGTTAGTGAGGATACTTCTTCCTTGAATGAAGGGGGGCAGCACATTGTTGAGGTAAAGGAAGAAGTTAAAATAGACTCTTCCTGGATTCAGGTGGCCGGCTACTATGCCATCTGGGATACGCACAATATCAACCCGTACCGGGTAGATGGCCGCCGGATCAAGGATACTCTGAACCTGAAGCTGACCGACCCGGCCAACCAGCGTTACGCCAAAATGCCCTTGGTAAAAACCCCCATGACGTCGGATTTCGGCTTTCGGGGCTACCGTTGGCACTATGGTGTAGACCTGGATTTGGAAACCGGAGACTCTGTGAAGGCCGCGTTTGACGGGGTGGTGCGCATTGTAAAATGGGATGGCTCCGGCTATGGCAACTACATTCTGGTACGCCATTACAACGGCATCGAGACACTTTATGGGCACTTGCAAAAGTCGCTGGTTACGCCGGGTACTTTTGTGAAAGCCGGGCAGCTGATCGGTTGGGGCGGCAGCACGGGCCGTAGCACCGGCTCACACCTGCATTTTGAAGTACGCTACGAGGGCAACCCCATTGACCCGGAGCGGATGTATGACTTCCCGGACTACCGCCTCATCAAGGATAACTTCCAGATTACCTCGGCTTTATTTGCGTACTACAGCAAATCGTTGCGCTATAAGGGAGGCAGCGTGCCGGGCGCAGCTAGCGGCGGCAGCTCCAGCCGCAGCAGCAGTGGCAAGCCTACGCAGGCCCGCCGGATTGTTTCGCACAAGATCCGGAGCGGTGATACGCTGTCAGAAATTGCCGACAAATACGGCGTATCGCAGGCCCAGATTCGGCGCCTCAATGGGGGCACGGCCGTGCTACGGGTGGGCCGCACACTTCGCATTAAGTAG
- the holA gene encoding DNA polymerase III subunit delta — MTLTADEILKQLQQRQFAPVYFLQGEEPYYIDLVAELLEKNVLQEHEKGFNQVVLYGKDTDVAGILGQAKRFPMMAERSVVIVKEAQAVADLEAEKSWPFLEAYLKNPLQSTVLVFCYKHKTLDARKKLGKLLTGDKSNPAPAGTVLLTSKKLYDNQVVPWLSNYVRSKGQQITPQATNMLAEYIGAELGRLTNEVDKMLINLLPGHAIDEDLVQRMVGISKEYNIFELQSALIRRDVLKANRILLYFEANPKNNPLIPNLTLLFNYFSRLLALHQMPNPTEADWKRIGLVSTYARRDYQTGLKVFDFPRTRDIVHLIRRADAQSKGIDSGSMTDGEILRELVWLILHPVPLHAVVGL; from the coding sequence GTGACCCTCACCGCCGACGAGATACTGAAGCAACTCCAGCAGCGGCAGTTTGCGCCCGTGTACTTTTTGCAAGGGGAGGAGCCCTACTATATTGATCTGGTAGCCGAACTGCTGGAGAAAAACGTGTTGCAGGAGCACGAGAAGGGCTTCAACCAAGTGGTTCTCTACGGCAAGGATACCGATGTAGCCGGCATCTTGGGCCAGGCCAAGCGCTTCCCGATGATGGCGGAACGCTCGGTGGTTATTGTAAAAGAAGCGCAGGCCGTAGCCGATCTGGAGGCGGAAAAGTCGTGGCCGTTTCTGGAGGCCTACCTAAAAAATCCGCTGCAAAGCACGGTGCTGGTGTTCTGCTACAAGCACAAGACCCTTGATGCCCGCAAGAAGCTTGGTAAGCTGCTCACCGGCGACAAGAGCAACCCCGCGCCGGCCGGTACGGTGCTGCTCACCAGCAAAAAGCTTTATGATAACCAGGTGGTGCCCTGGCTCAGCAACTACGTACGCTCAAAAGGCCAGCAGATTACGCCCCAGGCCACCAACATGCTGGCCGAGTACATCGGGGCGGAGCTGGGCCGTCTGACCAATGAGGTAGACAAGATGCTGATTAACCTGCTGCCCGGCCACGCTATTGACGAGGACCTGGTGCAGCGCATGGTGGGCATCAGTAAGGAGTACAACATCTTCGAGCTGCAGAGCGCCCTTATTCGGCGCGATGTGCTCAAGGCCAACCGCATTCTGCTGTACTTCGAGGCCAACCCCAAGAACAACCCGCTCATCCCGAACCTGACGCTGCTGTTCAATTACTTCTCGCGGCTACTGGCGCTGCACCAGATGCCCAACCCCACCGAGGCCGACTGGAAGCGCATAGGCCTAGTAAGCACCTATGCCCGCCGCGACTACCAGACCGGCCTAAAAGTATTTGACTTCCCGCGCACCCGCGACATCGTGCACCTCATCCGCCGCGCCGACGCCCAAAGCAAAGGCATCGACAGCGGCTCCATGACCGACGGCGAGATTCTGCGGGAATTGGTGTGGCTGATTCTGCACCCCGTGCCATTGCATGCGGTGGTGGGCCTGTAG
- the trxB gene encoding thioredoxin-disulfide reductase: protein MENTTPKHIKCLIIGSGPAGYTAAIYAARANMQPVMYQGLQPGGQLTITNDVENFPGYPDGIMGPEMMEDLKKQAARFGTDIRYGIATAVDFSGHPHRVTIDEQLELTADTVIIATGASAKWLGLPSEQRLNGSGVSACAVCDGFFYRGKDVVIVGAGDTAAEEATYLANLCNKVYMIVRKGEMRASKIMQKRVLDNPKIEVLWNTVTDEILGEHAVEAVRVKNVLTHETRDLAVEGFFVAIGHEPNSKIFQPYLHHDEQGYLKTLPGTAKTNVDGVFACGDVQDYTYRQAVTAAGSGCMAALDAERYLAALGDH from the coding sequence ATGGAGAACACCACCCCCAAACACATAAAGTGTTTGATTATCGGTTCTGGGCCAGCTGGCTATACAGCAGCTATTTATGCTGCGCGTGCTAATATGCAGCCCGTTATGTATCAGGGGTTGCAGCCCGGTGGGCAGCTGACGATTACGAATGACGTAGAGAATTTTCCGGGCTACCCTGACGGTATCATGGGGCCGGAAATGATGGAGGACCTGAAGAAGCAGGCGGCTCGTTTCGGCACTGATATCCGCTACGGTATCGCCACGGCCGTAGACTTTTCGGGCCATCCACACCGCGTAACAATTGATGAGCAGCTGGAGTTGACAGCGGACACCGTCATTATTGCAACTGGGGCTTCGGCCAAGTGGCTAGGCCTGCCCTCCGAGCAACGCCTAAATGGTTCGGGTGTGTCGGCCTGTGCCGTCTGCGACGGATTCTTTTACCGCGGCAAAGATGTCGTGATTGTAGGGGCTGGAGACACGGCCGCGGAGGAAGCTACGTATCTGGCCAACCTCTGCAACAAAGTGTACATGATTGTTCGCAAAGGAGAGATGCGGGCTTCTAAAATCATGCAGAAGCGCGTACTCGATAATCCCAAGATTGAGGTGCTCTGGAATACTGTGACCGACGAGATTCTAGGCGAGCACGCAGTAGAAGCGGTGCGCGTAAAAAATGTACTGACACACGAAACGCGCGACTTAGCCGTTGAGGGGTTCTTCGTAGCCATTGGTCACGAGCCGAACTCCAAGATTTTCCAGCCCTATCTGCACCATGATGAGCAGGGTTATCTGAAGACGTTGCCTGGTACAGCCAAAACGAATGTTGATGGTGTGTTTGCCTGCGGCGATGTGCAGGACTACACGTACCGTCAGGCGGTTACGGCGGCTGGCTCTGGCTGCATGGCTGCGCTGGACGCGGAGCGCTATCTGGCAGCTCTCGGAGACCATTAG
- the bshB1 gene encoding bacillithiol biosynthesis deacetylase BshB1 yields MKLDILAFGAHPDDVEMSCSGTLLAAAAAGKKIGIVDFTRGELGSRGTPTTRAHEAETASRILGLSVRENLGLPDGFFRNDREHQLPVIAALRRYQPDIVLCNAIHDRHPDHGRGAQLASESCFLSGLRMIETLGQDGQPQQPWRPRLVFHYIQDRQIPADFVVDITAHWPTKWESIQAYRTQFHDPESTEPNTYLSTPVFSNFMEARAREFGHLIGVEFGEGFTRERPLGVREITELI; encoded by the coding sequence ATGAAGCTTGATATTCTGGCCTTTGGCGCCCACCCCGATGATGTAGAAATGTCCTGCTCAGGCACGCTGCTGGCAGCAGCAGCAGCGGGCAAGAAAATCGGGATTGTGGATTTTACGCGGGGTGAGTTAGGCTCGCGTGGTACACCTACCACCCGCGCCCACGAAGCGGAAACAGCCAGCCGTATTCTAGGTCTATCAGTGCGCGAAAACCTAGGCCTGCCCGATGGCTTCTTCCGCAACGACCGGGAGCACCAGCTGCCCGTTATTGCCGCCCTGCGCCGCTACCAACCCGATATTGTGCTCTGCAACGCCATCCACGACCGGCACCCCGACCACGGGCGCGGTGCTCAGCTGGCGTCGGAGTCGTGCTTCTTGAGTGGCCTACGCATGATTGAAACGCTCGGCCAAGATGGGCAGCCCCAACAGCCCTGGCGCCCTCGCCTGGTGTTTCACTACATCCAGGACCGCCAGATTCCGGCTGACTTTGTGGTGGACATCACGGCGCACTGGCCTACGAAGTGGGAAAGCATACAGGCCTACCGCACCCAGTTCCACGACCCCGAAAGCACGGAACCGAATACCTACCTATCCACGCCCGTTTTCAGCAACTTCATGGAAGCCCGCGCCCGCGAGTTCGGCCACCTGATAGGAGTTGAATTTGGTGAAGGCTTCACCCGTGAGCGGCCGTTGGGTGTGCGGGAGATTACGGAGTTGATATAG